The Hippoglossus stenolepis isolate QCI-W04-F060 chromosome 1, HSTE1.2, whole genome shotgun sequence DNA segment aaataaatacagacaaactCTTGGCAGCGTTTTGGCTATCGCAGCACTCTGTAtatcactcactcacacacccgGTGTTTGTTGTCACAGGGCCAGAGTGAGCTGGTGTGAAGTGCTCAGTTGCCCACTGTGAAGGATTAAGTATTTTCTCTCCTCATTAAGTGACTGGgatatgtttatttgtgtgtcagaGAAGTACATATGCCAGATCCAATAGGAAAACAAGATCTCCAGTGaagattattataataataataataataataataactagggctacgttgtagcactgaacgggcccgagcacacgcaactcaggacctgttgcggttggtggagagagcgatcggcgACCAGGCACACGGctccgcgttgcatgtgttttgcacactgcgggaaggataaagcttcacttcctgcgtctatcacgcgacgtcgatccttgtcTACTAATTGCGCATTACGGTCCACCCaatcaattgcagatcacaTGGTGACAATTacatgtaaatcgaatgatagttgtaaaacaaagcttacttcctgttgccagtaggtggctccatcactattattacatatagatctgttcaagtaggggctctgatgtagcgtgagcaattttgtttcaattggacaatgttagcACAACTGAAtattcacactgatcagtaggtggcgcgatgaccctgcactaatattaatatatggagctgttcaggtcaggattgtgatcataggtagaaaatacggacagacagacggacgaaaaaaataaaataaaataaaatctgtccgtccgtccgtcccaaaaaaaaataatacggaccgacagacagacggacgaaaaaaaaaaaaaatccgtccgtctgtctgtcccaaaaaaatattaaataaaatccgtccgtccgtcccaaaaaataaattatacggacagacagacagacgtccgtccgtctgtccgtccccaaaaaaaacaactgatatGGCTGTTgaaaaagtcacagtaatcttatgcctacattatcaatgtcttgagacccttttgaCACAGCTTGACATGGTtgcggtcagtggatgaggaggaatacttccaagtgtaagacgttccaaaaacaagacatttcctgttgccaccagggtGCGCTGTGATTCACACCGTGTAACGAAAACGCGAAATTCGAGGTAGtatatatctccatcttgttgagatgacattcacctcaatttgaagttgatctgatgaaatcCCTtggacaagttcgtcaaagtaaaaatgtgggaAATGGCCAAATTgaccactaaatccaaaatggtcGACTTCCTGTTGCCTTTTTCATAATGCACAGAGACTTTTATGTGCATCTGGTTATGATACACAACTGTCCTCATTTTCGTGaggatcggtgaaagctaactgaggggctttggCTGGTGGCGCTGtagagccattttgccacgcccatttactttttggggttttgaatttcctgcaaactttggtcggaatttgagcatgtctaggccctgaaaaagccccaaaagggaaataataataagaaaaatccttacaatttcaatagtaccgttcggtgctcgggccctaataatataataataaattgtatttaccaTGTATTTATTACCAGTACAACTTAGAGACTTCAAAACAGTAGTAATAATCTGaccatgtgtgagtgtgtaagtgAGTCAGTTGGTAAGAGGTGTGAGTGGTATGGCTGAGTGAGTAGGTATTTGTGAGGGGATAAGGGAGAGCATACATCATTAGCTCAGCTAATACAGACTCCACACAAGACTACCATCTCTGTTTTActctgtttctttgtctctttgtctttctctctctcagctggtTCTCACACACTTTTTTACTCAGTCTCCCCTTCTTCCCctgcactcactcactctctcaggGCTTGCTCAGTCATGCTCTGCTGCCTGTACTCTATAATGTCTTTGTAGCTGTTTTGAGAAGTGGCAGGAGTGAGATGTTTCATGAGCGTCTGTatgatagaaaaacacattttaatgaaagcGTCTCACCAATTTCACGTATAAAACTTAGAAATACTTGAGAAGTATTtgtatatgttttcttttccgtAATTATTAAAGCAGAGGGATGTTACGGTAATTTCATGAAGGAGAAGTGTCAGCAAATTTGTCACTGACACATTATACTGTATGAGAGAAGCTGCGAGCAGGTGCAAGTACTTATATTATGTGGTcgtgtctgtatgtctgtgggtgtgtgagagagtgtgtatgtgtgtgtgagcatatgAAGAGACCCCTTTATGTCCTATTGTAGCTGTGGAATTTCAATATTGCAGTGTTATCTGATCTTTACCCTCGAGGGGTTGTGGGGTTGCGTGCAAAGTTGGTGCGTGTGTAGGAGCGTACAACTCCATGATTTTGGATAATTGAAGATTCTGTGGGCATTGTTCACTTTAGTTGTGCGTGTGTATGGGTGGTAATTTACAGAACGCTCAGAGCCTCTTGTTTTACCTCAGGATCTGAATCTGAGACATTTAATCTCTTCCTGGGCGAGACAGACCAAAGCTAATTAATACATATTATTTCTCCTTACTCTGGTTCCTTTTAAAAGCAAGGAACACCGAGGCTTTGTAAAAGTCCTTCTCCCCTAGGAGTCACTTTAGGAGATGGCACGAATGCTGAAACACTTAACGAATAGCATCTTAATTAGGATTTAATCTTgtgttaataataaatgtaatgtcaCTTGTCATTGTGCGTGTAAAGAATATATTCGATTTTCTGTTTAATTCTGCTCCTTAAACTGATTCTCTGATTTTGACTTAATTAAATGGTAAACCACACAATTAGATCATTAGTCTCCCAAAAAGGAAATTTTTCAGTATCCACTTGAGTCAACACCCAACTGAAAACTAAGACAAATGTTGAATGCCCATATTTGTGCAATACACTTTTTGAAGTTGCTTTCTGTTTATCTTGAAACTCAACACTGTTCttagttgatattttaaaggttAACATTGATTTGGGGGATTTGGATGCTTTAAAATGAGGGTTTCTTTAAACCACCTACATTAACCTATACAACTGCTGTAAAatactgccccctgctgtcagATTCTGTATCTTGCATCAAAGTTCAAGTCCAACGAGCTGTTGTTCTTCAACCTGACTGCAGATCAGCTGCTGAACCTGTTTCTTTTCTAGGATGAACCAACAGTTCGAGTAGTTTAAAATGCTTTTAGTATTTCCTCCCCTGAGGATAAATGCTGATTTGTttccaaaataataaaagctcttttcttcctctgactcATCAACTTTTCCTTCTGTGTTTTAAACACCTTCTGTTGTCTTGATTAGATAATTGTGGAGTTGATATTTAATATTCCTGTAATTATCAGGTGGAGCAGAGCAGTCGACCGCTCATGGTTTTGTTCCTGATGAAATACCTGATGATGCTGGTGGTGGGGATTCCCTCTGTGTTCTGGGTGGGCAGTAAGAAGACCTGTTTCGAATGGGCCAGCTTCCTGCACGGACGCAGACGCAAAGAGTAAGATggaagttttgttttcagtccTGCTGTTCAATGAGCTTATTAGGCTACAAATGATTCTTAGTTATAATTAAGTTTTATTTCCCATGTGAAGTCACTGCTTCAAACAGATAAACCAGTAGCACATTAAGAATCACTCCTCATAGTAATCTAACATAtctgcagataaacacacagaattTACCTGTAGTGTCTGTGACATGTGTGTCCTCCTCACTTCGATAACAGCACTTTAacactcccctcctccccccctcctgtttctttctcacctctctgtgtttcctctctgtttgcACGACTTGCATTACTCTGACACGCCAACCCTAAACCCtgcactgctcctcctctcccccgtGCTGTcaccatgtctctctcttcttatTTACTCTCTTCTGTCCTCCAATTCTCTGCCTCCCactcccctcttccctctcttcaaactctttgtctgctgtttgtgGATCTGTCCTCTGTTTCCCATGCTCCTTCCCCCttgtctctcctccttcacaTCCCACCCCTGCCCTCTTTTCTATCTTTCAGCAGTGGGGTGAACGAGTCTCGCCAGGTTCTGCAGGAGCAGCCCGACATTGCTCAGTCTCTGCTGCGTGAACCCAACACCCCTGTTATTAGGAAGTCTAGAGGAACATCCACTCAGGTAgggctgcaaacacacagcagtgatACAGTGGTGTCATAAACAATCATTGTAGTATTTATTGTGGCAGTAAGAAAACAAGCAGGATTTGTATCAGTAGTTTTAGTTCTTGTAACAATTATTATATGTGGTTCTGTGAGAAGTTCTGTGAATCTTCTGAATCGTTATCTTTGTCTGTGCTGGCTGAAAATTACAACCAAGACTTGATCTGACTGAAACTGAGACCAGAATctatattgttgttttgtgacTCATTCCTTCTTGCTATCAGGCCTTAATGTGCATCTCAGGATGAGCACGGCCACTTCTTGGTGCAGTCAGAGAAAGTAGAAAGAAATAcagttattaaataaataaagttttattattgtttttatatttgaaacaaacaatattaaaccCAACCAAGGTCCAACGCTTCTTGCAGCAAACAGCTCAGGTCAGGGAACAGAGCTCTAACTAGAAGAAGTAAAAGTCTGACAACTTACAGGCACCAAGCACATGAAATCATCAAGCGACCTGAAAACCTGTAAACAAAATCGATCTGAAGGTTATGATCGAAGCAGACTTAATTTTTAATATAACTTTAAACTGATCAAACAAACATCCTCTGTTGTTATTACATTTATCTGACCTCTCATTTCTGTCTATTTGTAGGGCACCTCCACCCACGCCTCCTCCACTCACTTAGCTGTCCTGGACGACCTTGACGAGCCGGTCAGAACTCACCACGGCCACCCTGCCTCCACCAGAAGTAAAGCCAGCAGCGTTCACAGCAAGGCCAGCTACCACGGCAGCCTGCGCCGCACCCGAGACGACAGGTAGAACAGATCATCTGTAACACTCTGTTTCTCACTCTGTCAGATGGTGTGAATCAGATGAAGAAgtgtctttctcctctccccctcccagGAGCGATGCGCTGGTTTACCGAGTACAGAGGAACGCAGTTTCCATGGCAGCATGCCACGTCTTGACCACCCGCTTTCCACTCACAGCAGCCTCCATCATATAGAGAGCAACTCACGGCACGGCAGCCAGCGAGACGTGTCTGAAGCCCTGTCTACCCTCATCACCCACGGAACCACGGCGAGTATCAGTCGAGTTGCTGAGAATGACGGCACTAGTGCctgaaaacaatcacaaacTTTACAGGAAATCATTGCCAGGACGCTGTCTGTCTTTCAAAGAAGATTTGCTGTCAGCAGAACCACACTGCAGTGTCTGTCAAGATGGAGGATGTACCAGTGTGTGCTGTGGTGGTGAATTTTAGTTTCAGTTTATCGCTGGACGGTCGTTAGCTGTGCAGCTACTGGAGAACACAGGTTTAAGCTGGACAGGTATGTTTACATATTTGAGTTGACAAAGCAGTTGACTCCTGACTGCTCAACTCAAACTGCTGAACCAACAAGATAAATCCACCTCCTCAGACTTAAGTGACATCTGTGAGACTCAAGATGTTATTCAGGTAAAGTTTCAGTATCTCGTGATAAACAATGGTGACAGTTTGGTGCAGGTTTACTCTGAAAGATTCATCTTGGATTTAGAGGTTGGACACCAGAACATTGTGACACGCCTCTACTTCCAAATAAGGATCTTGAATCATCTTGCAGGATTTACAGGAATATTGTTAAATATGTGAACTGTGCCGAGTATTGCTTTTGTAACAATCTGCATTGGTTTGTCGTCTCACATGAAACTTGACTGATTTCAGTCAGATCTAATTattccatgtttttgtttcttagACTGCAGCTCTTAATGATGATGTTTATCTTTGTGTGGCTTCAGAGTCAATGAATATGGGCCTCATGTGACATTTTGGACCTTTTGTGGATTAGTGAGATATTTTTATACTGTGAAAATCTGAATGCTGTGTGGTGCTGAATGCTTctcagtgacagtgtgtgtgtgtgtgtgtgtgtgtgtgtgtgagtgcgtgtgtatgtgagatTGAGtaagaaataaagacacaagtggttaaatgtgtttttaaacttcagGCACTCCCTCTGATctaaacagagaaaacatgatGGAGGGAACTGAACCCAGTTTGTTAAAGGGTTGTCTTCAGAACCAGGAAGATGAATGAACTGGAATAATGCTTGTGCACTTACTTAACATGCACAGAggttattctttattattaaatcatttcagcACTGGACCTTCTGCAGAGAGGCATCAGCTTTGCAAGGGAAGACAGGTCGGCTttagaaacaaacaagagaATAATTCACACAACCAATGCTTATTTCATTTGCTGTCAACCAGCCAATCTTGTTAATAAAATCTAAATGGAAGAAGCCAAATAAGAGTCATTACAAAGTCTAAAAGCCTCAAAATCGCGTAACAATCTAAACATCAACAACCTCTGTCTGATTCAGGAAGTCGTTTATCACTGCATTCAAGTCTAACGGCTGTATAGACTGAAGTGTAATTTCAAAATGGAAACCAATgacagtgcttttatttttaaatctgttaacATCCTCATGGCagaatggttgtttgtttcttttttttccctaatGCCACTTTTACTAGTTGCATTGATGTGACCTAACCTGCTTCTGTACATGCTCTTTGGTCACGTGTGCTTGCATTGTTCAAACTTACAGAAACATTCAGTCATCAGACTCGATATGTTCTCTGACATTTAATGTTGTAGGAAGTTAAATGTATAATatcactgtctctctcatttgttttttgttccacAATCCCTCAAGTTAACCTACCTCACCTCTACCTTCAGCCTTCTCTGTACCTGggtgtacacacgcacacgttaTTGAGTATTTTAAGTAAAAATGCCTATTTCTGAAGAATCTGAAAGGCTCTAAAATGatacacaaaccaaacagactTTCAGTGACTCATGGGTTCTGTTttaagtctcacacacacacacacacacactaggatCAGTAGCTAACTCCATCCCACAGTTAgctatgtgtttttttacttgctgACTCTGGCCTTTCACTGCTGCCTCTCTCCTTCCGTCTCTCTTCTCACGTTCACTCGTCTGCCTGCGTCTCTGTTGTACATAGATCTTCTGTCCTCTGTGGTGACTAATCGGCCTCACAcctgcctcctgcctctccCCCTGTAAATGTGCCCACACTAATCTTTTTTTGGGACCTACACAATCTGCCTGTACTGTTGCAAGTCTTGACTACTGACAAACATTAACCATTGTGCTTTTACAACAAGAGATGCTATGAAACATCTCATTCTTCTCATCAGTCCCACAACCAGACATTTCTGAGGAAGCTgttatcatcttcatcctcatcatcatcattacagTGCTTCACAGTGAACTGGAGTAGCTTGAAAATATGGCACATTAGCAATGATGGTTTAAAAACAGATCAATATTGAGAAGTGTGAAACTTGGGATGTATTTGCCTTGTAATTTATTTGCAGTTTGGGACTGTAATGACTTGTTTTACATGCAGtctaataaacattttataaacttcagtgctgttgtttgtattgtgtggatttgttgttctgtttgtcAGAGTTGTGTATTTCTTCTGGCCAACTAATCTTGTTACCATACCTCAGTTCAGTGACCAcattacttaaaggggacatatcatgcaaattccactttgtttgtgcttctacacgttaatttgtgtatctggcatgtctaccaaccccaaaactctggaaaaaaaacacttgcgcgttttgttatggttcctctaagtcagaaacgtcatgcttgagtgactggaatgagcttcctgtgtattgtgtcgtaacaatacactggaagtctccctacatggccttggcccacccccacctcatccccctgcccccacactcgttaccGGGTTTACACCGACGCAGCAGGCAGCGCAGCCGTTCTCAAGCCGCagcagcctggctgttcacttgagaaatcatgggggagaggggagctggctcattagcatttaaaggaacaggcactcaaaaccggtcactctgtggagggctgttttatacagggtaaaaagggtgctgttttaaatgatccttgtggtattttgaccaaagtatgttacagacatttcattaagaccccaaggaaccatatcaacttgtggtaaaatgggcatgctatgtcccctttaaacagGTTTGGTCAATGGCATGTTGCACTTCTAGAGTTACCACAGTGGAGCTCTTACATAAGTGACATTATTTCCAACCCACTCAAACCTTGTAAAATAAAGTTCAGAGACGTTCACGATCAGCCAACAGTCATTCGGTCAAGACCAGATTCCTGATCGTTCTCGTTTCCGACGGACAATGGCGGCGACATCGTGTTTGAGCGTGGACACACTTTGTTCCAGCTGCTCTGAGAAGTCTCTCATCAGACGACCCTGCTCATCTATAAACAGTCTGAGCCCCAGCAGGTCAGACTcctcctggaaaacacacagaacagacacacaacaaacagtgaAGAACATGTGTTAAAATGAACGCACATTTAGGAGGTGACACTATAAACTAACCTAAAACATACAGCGTTCTTCAAACGGGTGAAAACACGACCTATACTTGTTGGAGGTAATAATTCTGAACCAATGGTTTCCAGTCGGTTCACTGACAGATGGCTGAACATATATATTCTATATCACAATTGTATCAATCAGCTAATAAAATAACAtctaataacaataaaattcCCTGAAATGCTCCCAActgtgcagtaaaaaaaaaaaaacagcaaatgaaaaatctttgattaaaatgtatgaaatccTCACTTACTGTGGTCATTCCACTGTAATCTCACTGAGACTTTACTTGAATGTCAGTTTTGTATTAACAGGTCTGACTGGAGTAAACGCTCACTAAGGCTGCAGACAGGTACAGATACATACACTGGACCTGTGTCTGCGCAGGCGCTGCAGCTGACCCCTGACTGAGGTCATGCTGTGGTAGAAAACCTTGAGAGCACGAGCAAATTCTGCATCGCAGCTGGGACGCAGCGACCGACCACGCCCACCATCCCCACCTGAAATCAAcaagagagaaagtgtgtgagcaAGAGGAGGTGAATCAGAGTTCCTCTCTTATGCCTTTCTTAGTCCAAACTGTAAATTACTATGAAAAGATACAGTATAAATGCAATGTGAACtctattttgaatgtgtgtttttaattcactggaatgaaaacacattgagcacagcctgtggtgtgtgtgtgtgtgtgtttgtgtaagttaCCGTTCCTGTTCGTGTTGAGTTGTTCTCTCAgacagtgattttcttttctcagcgAAGCATTATCACTCTTTAGATCTTCCACATCCTGTAGCAGAGCTCTCACTGAAGAGCTGagctctgcagagtttacaggctgaaaccccccacacacacaaccacacactttTATAAGCACcatgttaacatttttgtgtaattctcaTGAAAAATAGTTCTTTTGAAAAAACTGTCCGTTCTCTAATACAGGAAAATACAAAGTAACTGAgatttatgtaaatgtattagGATGCAAACATGTGTCTCCCATTGTTTAATGCACAATAAGGGATTCAGACTTAACATCAAACTCACCACAGTGTTTGTTGGGCCTTCCTCGTCGATGATGAACACACCGTCTGTAGTCATCCTCACTCCCTCCAGAGGCGACACCAAATCTGTGCAACCATCTGAGACAAAAGCTACACGCATCAGCTGCTTTGATTCTGACTGTATCGATATGCAGTGCTGTACATACATAGTCACATGTAGCATGAATTAACCAACAATACCAACATACCCATTAAAGTTAAGTTGAGGGTGAAAAAAGTTACCATTACTCTGAGACCTGCCCGATCACTCATGCatctctccattctcaccttgAAGGCCCCACAGCTCCAGCACGACAGCGCTGCTCTGCAGGTAGTCCAGCAGAcgctgggaggtggaggaggcaaAGTGGACTCTGTGGTCCAGCAGAGGGTTGAGGTTGTgccacacagctgcagagtaGAGGCTGACTGCAGTCAAACATCCTGAAACTAAGAGAGCGGGACGAAATCAACAGTCTCAGCTATGGCCACATGAATCCAGAggatattaatattcaataaataCCAATATATTAGCACAGTCCTCTGCACTGACTGTGCCACAAACCAACATTAAAATTACCATTACGTCTCTGTAGTCCCCCCTACGCCTCACCCAAACTGAACCCCTCTATTGTGGCTCTCTGATCCAGCGCAGGCCACAACACTGTTCCAGGACCAGCTGGAAGTCCAGTCGTCGTCCCAGTAGCTCAGACGGATCGATCAGGATGTCGTCTTCACCGAGTGGGCTGGaacacaagataaataaataaatggttaTATACTAATAATGACAacttactgtgtgtttgtgtgtggggtCCAGGTATTAcacatgttgtggggacctaaaactgttcacacagtcacattatggggacttgtttGCCTTATGGGAACACAAAgccccaaaatgtaaatgttaaagggtagacatgttttaaggttaggttaagattaggttaaggttaggtttggTTAGGTGTAGGTTAAGGTAAGGATTGGGGTTCATCAAGTAGAAAGTTTGGTTAAAGCTTCAGTAAATCTCCAGGAAATCATTGTTAGTCAATGATGTAATTTCCTCtgtcgtgtgtgcgtgtgtgtgtatgtgtgcatctCATACAGTCCAGTGGAGTTGCAGGGAACCAGCTGAGCTTGTAGAATGGCCTCCTCTGTGCCCTCTGACCCCAGCACCTGCAGACAGACATGATCATCCAATCATCACTCAGAGATTATCCACCATTTACTGTACGTGTGCTGCGTGTTCTGTGGTtccacctccagctgctcctccagaggGATGCGGAAGGCCAGAGACTGAAGCCAGAGGTGAGCGGTGCCCAGGAGCAGAGGCTCCACTGGATCCCAGAAGGGGTCCTTATCTCTGGGTAACGCAGCGGCAGACAGCCCCTCTACTCTCTGACAGCACCAACACAAGATGAATCAAGAAACAGTTTTAGATGTGAAATGATCTGATTTCATACAATATGAATTAAGGGACAGGGAAACCAATCAAACTGCAGATCTGCTGATTTGTAAATACTTTAGACTTAAAAGATTTGTTTAATTTACTTACATTGATTTCACTCTGCTCAGCCTGATGCTGCTGATAAACCTCTTCCATCAGGAATTTGCGGTTCACAAACTTGGCCTTGGACCACATCCATACCTGGGGAGGGCGTAGTTCAGAGTAGTTCAGAGAAAGAAACTAAAATTCTAACTAGGGCTAcattgtagcactaacgggcccgagcacacgcattttgaagcctgttgcggttagtggagagaaCGATTAATGACCAAGCGCA contains these protein-coding regions:
- the LOC124852250 gene encoding kinesin-like protein KIF28P — its product is MTTDGVFIIDEEGPTNTVPVNSAELSSSVRALLQDVEDLKSDNASLRKENHCLREQLNTNRNGGDGGRGRSLRPSCDAEFARALKVFYHSMTSVRGQLQRLRRHRSSEESDLLGLRLFIDEQGRLMRDFSEQLEQSVSTLKHDVAAIVRRKRERSGIWS
- the LOC124852251 gene encoding kinesin-like protein KIF28P, with the protein product MWSKAKFVNRKFLMEEVYQQHQAEQSEINRVEGLSAAALPRDKDPFWDPVEPLLLGTAHLWLQSLAFRIPLEEQLEVLGSEGTEEAILQAQLVPCNSTGLYEMHTYTHTHTRQRKLHH